Proteins encoded within one genomic window of Gloeobacter kilaueensis JS1:
- a CDS encoding histidinol-phosphate transaminase, producing MQPFLRPELAGFEAYHAPVWPEADRLDANENPHDLPEWLKNKLAYQFEQVQAANRYPQANPEALKAAIGEYCGVVPDLVSLGNGSDELIRSILIATCLGSRGRVLTAEPTFSMYSIIARTLGIPYHPLPRTADFAVDLDGLEAAIAHFDGIQVLFLANPNSPTANLLQPGAIERLRQLPVLVVLDEAYYEFSQYTSVPLLSEWPNLIVLRTFSKAFRLASFRVGYALAAPEYVSALEKVRLPYNLPGHSQLAALTALEHRDLLLSVIPEILCERQRLERFLSDFEQLRLYPSDANFLFVRLLGTDARTLHRQLAERGSLVRAVGGGLRITIGTPSENDRLIANLAALLSGRNGRHWP from the coding sequence ATGCAGCCATTTTTGCGGCCTGAACTGGCTGGGTTTGAAGCTTATCACGCGCCGGTCTGGCCCGAGGCGGACCGGCTCGACGCCAACGAAAACCCCCACGACCTGCCGGAGTGGCTCAAGAACAAACTGGCCTACCAGTTCGAGCAGGTTCAGGCCGCCAACCGCTATCCCCAGGCCAACCCGGAAGCTCTCAAGGCCGCCATCGGCGAGTACTGCGGGGTCGTCCCGGATCTCGTCAGTCTTGGCAACGGCTCCGACGAACTGATCCGCTCAATTCTGATTGCTACCTGCCTGGGGAGCCGGGGCCGGGTGCTCACGGCTGAGCCGACCTTTTCGATGTACAGCATCATCGCCCGCACCCTCGGCATCCCCTACCATCCCCTGCCGCGCACCGCCGATTTTGCCGTCGATCTAGACGGGCTGGAAGCAGCAATTGCGCACTTCGACGGCATCCAGGTTCTTTTTCTTGCCAACCCCAACAGTCCCACCGCCAACCTCCTGCAGCCCGGTGCCATCGAGCGCCTGCGCCAGTTGCCTGTGCTCGTGGTCCTCGACGAAGCCTACTACGAGTTCAGCCAGTACACCAGCGTACCCCTGCTGAGCGAATGGCCCAACTTGATCGTCCTGCGCACCTTCTCCAAAGCCTTTCGCCTCGCCAGTTTCCGGGTCGGCTACGCCCTCGCTGCCCCCGAGTACGTGAGCGCCCTGGAGAAAGTGCGCCTGCCCTACAACCTGCCAGGACATTCGCAGCTGGCTGCCCTCACCGCCCTCGAACACCGCGACTTGCTTTTATCGGTAATCCCCGAAATTCTCTGTGAGCGGCAGCGGTTGGAGCGCTTTTTATCAGACTTTGAGCAATTGCGACTCTATCCGAGCGACGCCAATTTCCTGTTTGTCCGGCTTCTGGGTACCGATGCCCGGACTCTGCACCGGCAACTGGCCGAGCGCGGCTCGCTGGTGCGAGCCGTCGGCGGCGGTCTGCGGATTACGATCGGTACGCCCAGCGAGAACGACCGACTCATCGCCAATCTGGCGGCGCTGCTGTCGGGCCGCAACGGCAGGCATTGGCCCTGA
- the hisD gene encoding histidinol dehydrogenase — MLRLITQLVEAETELKRIAARTHSEQVVHKEATVREILQNVRSHGDEALLRYTREFDHIDLTAAELVVSPSELDAAYQRVSTGLLKALRLAKQRIEQFHRERIPKSWVQFQDKGIVLGRRYTPVDAAGLYIPGGQASYPSSVLMSAIPAMVAGVPRIVLVSPPNAEGKINPAVLVAAQEAGVQEIYRVGGAQAIAALTYGTRTIAPVSVIAGPGNIYVTLAKKLVYGEVGIDALAGPSEVLIIADSTANPVFLAADLLAQAEHDSFASAILITPDQRVAERTLEAVRHQLENHPRRTLTEKSLAHYGLVVVTADLAEAAALSNLFAPEHLELEVEEPWDLLEKIRHAGAIFLGHATPEAVGDYLAGPSHILPTSGTARFASAVSVETFLKSSSLVQYTPQALAEVGDAIDQLTAAEGLPSHGDSVRLRLQRYENPHIPQQQQQQQEE; from the coding sequence ATGTTGCGACTGATCACCCAGCTCGTCGAAGCGGAAACCGAACTCAAGCGGATCGCCGCCCGGACGCACTCCGAACAGGTTGTCCACAAGGAGGCAACTGTCCGCGAGATCCTCCAGAACGTGCGCAGCCACGGTGATGAAGCGCTGCTGCGCTATACCCGCGAATTTGATCATATCGATCTCACGGCTGCTGAGCTGGTGGTGAGCCCAAGTGAACTCGACGCCGCCTACCAGCGCGTCTCGACAGGTTTGCTCAAGGCACTGCGGCTGGCCAAGCAGCGCATCGAACAGTTTCACCGCGAGCGCATCCCCAAATCCTGGGTGCAGTTTCAAGACAAGGGCATCGTCCTCGGTCGCCGCTACACCCCGGTCGATGCGGCGGGACTTTATATTCCCGGTGGTCAGGCAAGCTACCCCAGTTCGGTGCTGATGAGTGCGATCCCGGCGATGGTGGCAGGCGTGCCGCGCATCGTGCTGGTGAGTCCTCCCAACGCCGAAGGCAAGATCAACCCGGCGGTGCTGGTGGCCGCTCAAGAAGCCGGTGTCCAAGAAATCTACCGCGTCGGCGGTGCCCAGGCGATTGCCGCCCTCACCTACGGCACGCGCACGATTGCGCCGGTAAGCGTGATTGCCGGTCCCGGCAATATCTACGTCACCCTCGCCAAAAAGCTCGTCTACGGCGAGGTCGGTATCGACGCTCTGGCCGGTCCTTCCGAGGTCTTGATCATCGCCGACAGCACCGCCAACCCGGTCTTTCTGGCGGCGGACCTGCTCGCTCAGGCCGAGCACGACTCATTCGCCTCAGCGATCTTGATCACCCCGGATCAGCGCGTCGCCGAGCGCACCCTCGAAGCGGTGAGGCACCAACTGGAGAACCATCCGCGCCGCACCCTCACCGAAAAATCCCTCGCCCACTATGGTCTTGTCGTCGTCACCGCCGATCTCGCTGAAGCGGCAGCGCTTTCTAATCTCTTTGCCCCCGAGCACCTCGAACTCGAAGTCGAGGAGCCCTGGGATCTGCTCGAAAAGATTCGCCATGCCGGAGCGATCTTTTTAGGCCACGCCACTCCCGAGGCGGTGGGCGACTACCTGGCTGGTCCCAGCCATATCCTGCCCACCTCCGGCACCGCCCGCTTCGCTTCAGCTGTGAGCGTTGAGACTTTTCTTAAAAGTTCCAGCCTGGTCCAGTACACGCCCCAGGCGCTGGCCGAGGTGGGCGACGCCATCGACCAGCTCACCGCCGCCGAGGGGCTGCCCTCCCACGGCGATTCGGTGCGCCTGCGGCTGCAGCGCTACGAAAATCCCCACATTCCCCAGCAGCAACAGCAGCAGCAGGAGGAATGA
- the rpmB gene encoding 50S ribosomal protein L28, producing MSRKCMLTGKKANNAYSVSFSHRRNKRLQMANLQWKRIWDSEQGCFVRLKLSTKAIKTLEHKGLQAFAKEAGLDLSKYVAQ from the coding sequence ATGTCGCGCAAGTGCATGTTGACGGGCAAAAAAGCGAATAACGCCTACAGCGTCTCCTTCTCCCATCGTCGCAACAAGCGGCTGCAGATGGCCAATTTGCAGTGGAAGCGGATCTGGGACAGCGAGCAGGGATGTTTTGTGCGCCTCAAGCTTTCGACCAAGGCGATCAAGACCCTCGAACACAAGGGGCTGCAGGCGTTCGCCAAAGAAGCGGGCCTGGATCTTAGCAAGTACGTTGCCCAGTAG
- the mfd gene encoding transcription-repair coupling factor encodes MPLTALVQSLKGSPFVEEIAQRLLKSATVRLQGGNRVARGIAASALARRQGTPLLVVTANLEEAARWSAQLETMGWESVYLYPSSEATPYEPFDPEEEVSWGELQVLAELTQHSEGNWAIVCTSRALQPHLPPPEDLSDYCLTIEAGQTLTIERVSAELARLGYSRVPQVEGEGQFSRRGDILDCFPVSAEMPVRIEWFGDELEKIREFDPASQRSLDPVDGVSITPVGFGAVVLPELQRQLTPARVAELPESWQQVVRTDIQENRVPEGLRRWLGLAFDPPASLVDYLPTRLTVCLDEPEQIRSIDQRWFEAADEQWLKQPVGPPLHIAFEAIEALLKDRYSLLELRELASEGGGFQLGGRPLPSVPHQFGTLAEHLRQYRAQGLQIWMLSAQPSRAVALLAEHDCPAQFIPNPQDQPALEKAQTSRTPIALKYSGLAEMEGSVLSTLRTVLVTDREFFGQRVLATPNFVRKRRRAGSRQIDLDKLNPGDFVVHRNHGIGRFLKLEKLAVSGSAREYLVIEYADGILRVAADQMNSLSRYRSTGGSVQLSRMGSKSWEKTKQKVRKSIQKIAFDLLELYARRSQQKRLAFPPDQPWQREMEDSFPYPLTPDQARAIQEVKADMESERPMDRLVCGDVGFGKTEVAIRAAFKAVTSGLQCAVLVPTTVLAQQHYHTFKERFAPYPISVGLLNRFRTPAEKKDLLARLATGELDLVIGTHQLLGSGVHFRNLGLLIIDEEQRFGVAQKEKIKTLKTQVDVLTLTATPIPRTLYMSLSGVREMSLITTPPPSRRPIKTHLAPYDPEHVRTAILQELGRGGQVFYVYNRVEDIQQVAARLQAMLPMAKIGVAHGQMDEGELESTMLAFSGGEYDILVCTTIIESGLDIPRVNTILVENAHQFGLAQLYQLRGRVGRSGVQAHAWMFYKQEDSLTDEARKRLRAIQEFTQLGSGYQLAMRDMEIRGVGNLLGAEQSGQVNQIGFDLYMELLEEAIQEIRGRKLPKVEDTQIDLRVTAFIPADYIVDLEQKMRAYRQVALATDRHQLQQVALEWTERYGPLPVAAQQLLRVMELKQVARALGFSRIRPEATNVVLETPMEAPAWEQIAQSLPAEVRGRFFYQPGKVTVRNLGILTSAQQLENLVQWLDKVQLPSLEIAV; translated from the coding sequence ATGCCGCTCACCGCACTCGTTCAGAGCCTGAAGGGCTCGCCCTTCGTTGAAGAAATTGCCCAGCGCCTTCTAAAATCTGCAACCGTTCGCCTGCAGGGGGGCAACCGGGTCGCCCGTGGCATCGCCGCCTCCGCCCTCGCCCGCCGCCAGGGCACGCCGCTACTGGTCGTCACCGCCAACCTCGAGGAGGCAGCGCGCTGGAGCGCTCAGCTGGAGACGATGGGCTGGGAATCGGTCTATCTTTATCCGTCCTCGGAGGCGACGCCCTACGAACCTTTTGATCCGGAGGAGGAGGTGAGCTGGGGAGAGTTGCAGGTGTTAGCCGAACTCACCCAGCACAGCGAGGGCAATTGGGCAATTGTCTGCACCAGCCGCGCCCTGCAGCCCCACCTGCCGCCCCCCGAAGATCTCAGCGACTATTGCCTGACGATCGAGGCCGGGCAGACCCTCACGATCGAGCGGGTGAGTGCTGAGCTGGCCCGGTTGGGCTACAGCCGCGTCCCCCAGGTCGAAGGGGAGGGCCAGTTCTCCCGGCGCGGCGACATCCTCGATTGCTTCCCGGTCTCAGCCGAGATGCCGGTGCGCATCGAGTGGTTCGGCGACGAACTTGAGAAGATCCGCGAGTTCGACCCAGCGAGCCAGCGCTCGCTCGATCCGGTAGATGGCGTATCGATTACTCCGGTGGGCTTTGGAGCGGTGGTCCTGCCTGAGTTGCAGCGGCAGCTCACCCCGGCGCGGGTGGCGGAGTTACCCGAAAGCTGGCAGCAGGTGGTGCGCACAGACATTCAAGAAAACCGCGTTCCAGAAGGGCTGCGCCGCTGGCTGGGCCTCGCCTTCGATCCGCCCGCCTCGCTGGTGGACTATCTGCCCACTCGCCTGACTGTCTGTCTCGACGAGCCCGAGCAGATCCGTTCTATCGATCAGCGCTGGTTCGAGGCCGCCGACGAGCAGTGGCTCAAGCAGCCGGTCGGCCCGCCTCTGCACATCGCCTTCGAGGCGATCGAAGCGCTGCTTAAAGACCGCTATTCGCTCCTCGAACTGCGGGAACTGGCGAGCGAGGGCGGTGGTTTTCAACTGGGAGGCCGGCCCCTGCCCAGCGTCCCCCACCAGTTCGGCACCCTCGCAGAACATCTCCGGCAGTACCGCGCCCAGGGACTGCAGATCTGGATGCTCTCCGCCCAGCCCAGCCGGGCGGTGGCACTTTTGGCCGAGCACGATTGCCCGGCCCAGTTCATCCCCAATCCCCAGGATCAGCCCGCCCTCGAAAAAGCGCAGACCAGCCGCACGCCGATCGCCCTCAAGTACTCGGGCCTCGCGGAGATGGAAGGCAGCGTACTATCGACGCTGCGAACCGTACTGGTCACCGATCGCGAGTTCTTTGGCCAGCGGGTGCTCGCCACCCCCAACTTCGTGCGCAAGCGCCGCCGGGCCGGCTCACGGCAGATCGACCTCGACAAGCTCAACCCCGGCGATTTTGTCGTCCATCGCAACCACGGCATCGGTCGCTTTCTCAAGCTCGAAAAATTGGCAGTCAGCGGCTCCGCCCGCGAGTACCTGGTGATCGAGTATGCCGACGGCATCTTGAGGGTGGCCGCCGACCAGATGAATTCGCTCTCGCGCTACCGCTCCACCGGCGGCAGCGTGCAGCTCTCGCGCATGGGCTCCAAGTCCTGGGAGAAGACCAAGCAAAAAGTCCGCAAGTCGATTCAAAAGATCGCCTTCGACCTGCTCGAACTCTACGCCCGCCGCTCCCAGCAAAAGCGCCTCGCCTTCCCGCCCGACCAGCCCTGGCAGCGGGAGATGGAAGATTCTTTTCCCTATCCGCTCACCCCCGATCAGGCCAGGGCGATTCAGGAAGTCAAAGCCGACATGGAGTCGGAGCGACCGATGGACCGCCTGGTGTGCGGCGACGTGGGTTTTGGCAAGACCGAGGTAGCGATCCGGGCCGCCTTCAAGGCCGTCACCTCCGGCCTGCAGTGCGCCGTGCTCGTGCCCACGACCGTCCTTGCCCAGCAGCACTACCACACCTTCAAGGAGCGCTTCGCCCCCTACCCGATCTCCGTCGGTCTGCTCAACCGCTTTCGTACCCCCGCCGAAAAAAAAGACCTGCTCGCCCGCCTCGCCACGGGTGAACTGGATCTGGTGATCGGCACCCACCAGCTACTGGGAAGCGGTGTTCACTTTCGCAATCTGGGGCTGCTCATCATCGACGAGGAGCAGCGCTTTGGCGTCGCCCAAAAAGAAAAGATCAAGACCCTCAAGACCCAGGTGGACGTGCTCACCCTGACGGCGACACCGATCCCGCGCACGCTCTATATGTCGCTGTCGGGCGTGCGGGAGATGAGCCTCATCACCACCCCGCCCCCCAGCCGCCGCCCGATCAAGACCCACCTTGCCCCCTACGATCCCGAGCACGTGCGCACGGCGATCCTCCAGGAGTTGGGCCGGGGCGGCCAGGTCTTCTACGTCTACAACCGGGTAGAAGACATCCAGCAGGTGGCGGCCCGATTGCAGGCGATGCTGCCGATGGCCAAAATCGGCGTCGCCCACGGCCAGATGGACGAGGGCGAACTCGAATCGACGATGCTCGCCTTCTCAGGCGGCGAGTACGACATCCTGGTTTGCACGACGATCATCGAGTCGGGCCTCGACATTCCCCGCGTCAACACGATCCTCGTCGAGAACGCCCACCAGTTCGGCCTCGCCCAGCTCTACCAGTTGCGCGGGCGGGTGGGCCGATCGGGGGTGCAGGCCCACGCCTGGATGTTCTACAAGCAGGAGGACAGCCTCACCGACGAGGCGCGCAAGCGCCTGCGGGCGATTCAAGAATTTACCCAACTCGGCTCCGGCTATCAGCTTGCCATGCGCGACATGGAAATTCGCGGCGTCGGCAACCTGCTCGGAGCCGAGCAGTCCGGCCAGGTAAACCAGATTGGCTTTGATCTATATATGGAACTTTTAGAAGAAGCGATCCAGGAGATCCGGGGCCGCAAACTGCCCAAAGTCGAGGATACCCAGATCGACCTGCGCGTCACCGCCTTTATCCCCGCCGATTACATCGTCGATCTCGAGCAAAAGATGCGCGCCTACCGTCAGGTGGCTCTGGCCACCGACCGCCATCAATTGCAGCAGGTGGCCCTCGAATGGACCGAGCGCTACGGCCCCCTGCCCGTCGCTGCCCAGCAACTGTTGCGCGTCATGGAACTCAAGCAGGTCGCTCGCGCCCTGGGCTTCTCGCGCATCCGACCGGAGGCGACCAACGTCGTCCTTGAAACCCCAATGGAGGCACCGGCCTGGGAGCAGATTGCCCAGTCGCTACCCGCCGAGGTGCGCGGTCGCTTCTTTTATCAGCCGGGCAAAGTCACCGTGCGCAACCTTGGCATTCTCACCAGCGCCCAACAGCTCGAAAACCTCGTGCAGTGGCTCGACAAGGTACAACTGCCCTCGCTGGAGATAGCCGTCTAG
- a CDS encoding efflux RND transporter periplasmic adaptor subunit — MDIPRSKPNQTTRRVRLALFTLAASAAVVLLVLGLSNLKPAAPTVDRSTVWIDTVRRGTLIRQVRGLGTLVPEQISWIPATTEGRVEKIYVRPGARVQPDTVLLVLSNPEVQQTAVDAQLQLKAAEAEYANLQVQLASSVMGQRATLATVQSDYRQAVLQGAANEELASKGLIPRLQAQLSKVKTEELASRQGLEQQRLAIAADAARAQLAVQTSKIEQLRTLVQLRNSRVDSLKVRAGLAGVLQQLPLDIGQRVTPGTNLARVADPRTLKAELKIAETQAKDIQLGQPASVDTHNGTVTGTVARIDPAVQNGTVTVDVRLMGSLPAGARPDLSVDGTIELERLRNVLFVGRPAFGQENQTVGLFKLDAEGTEASRVPVRLGKSSVNTIEVLSGLREGERVILSDMSAQESYNRIRLQ; from the coding sequence ATGGACATTCCTCGCAGTAAGCCCAATCAGACCACAAGGCGCGTGCGGCTCGCACTTTTCACCCTTGCCGCTTCTGCCGCCGTCGTGCTGCTCGTTCTGGGTCTGAGCAACCTCAAGCCCGCCGCTCCTACAGTCGATAGGTCTACCGTCTGGATCGACACGGTCCGGCGCGGGACGCTCATCCGCCAGGTGCGCGGCCTCGGCACCCTGGTGCCCGAGCAAATCAGCTGGATTCCTGCCACCACCGAGGGCCGGGTCGAAAAGATCTACGTCAGGCCAGGGGCGCGGGTACAGCCTGACACGGTGCTGCTGGTGCTCTCCAACCCCGAGGTGCAGCAGACCGCCGTCGATGCCCAGTTGCAGCTCAAGGCCGCCGAAGCCGAGTACGCCAACCTGCAGGTGCAACTGGCCAGTTCCGTGATGGGCCAGCGGGCGACGCTCGCCACCGTTCAGTCCGACTACCGCCAGGCGGTGCTGCAGGGGGCGGCCAACGAGGAATTGGCGAGCAAAGGACTGATTCCCCGCCTGCAGGCACAGCTCTCCAAGGTCAAGACCGAAGAGTTGGCAAGCCGCCAGGGTCTAGAACAGCAGCGCCTGGCGATTGCCGCCGATGCGGCGCGTGCCCAACTGGCCGTACAGACTTCTAAAATCGAGCAGCTGCGCACGCTGGTCCAGCTGCGCAACAGCCGCGTCGATTCGCTGAAGGTGCGCGCGGGTCTTGCCGGCGTACTCCAGCAGTTGCCCCTCGACATTGGCCAGCGGGTCACCCCCGGTACCAACCTGGCCCGCGTCGCCGACCCGCGCACGCTCAAAGCCGAACTGAAGATAGCCGAGACCCAGGCAAAGGACATCCAGCTGGGGCAACCTGCCAGCGTCGATACACACAACGGCACGGTGACCGGCACGGTAGCGCGCATCGACCCGGCGGTGCAAAACGGGACGGTGACGGTGGACGTGCGCCTGATGGGCAGCCTCCCTGCTGGAGCGCGTCCGGATTTGAGCGTCGATGGCACGATCGAGCTGGAGCGGCTGAGGAACGTGCTGTTTGTCGGTCGCCCGGCCTTTGGCCAGGAGAACCAGACGGTGGGCCTCTTTAAGCTCGACGCTGAGGGGACGGAGGCGAGCCGGGTACCGGTGCGGCTGGGCAAAAGCTCCGTCAACACGATCGAAGTGCTCTCTGGCCTCAGGGAGGGGGAGCGGGTGATTCTCTCAGACATGTCTGCCCAGGAAAGTTACAACCGCATTCGCTTACAGTAA
- a CDS encoding ABC transporter ATP-binding protein produces the protein MSTSDAPLIRLSGVSKVFLTDEVETRALAGVDLEIHPGEYVSIAGPSGCGKSTLLAILGLLDSPSEGTYQLHGKPVESLDLIERSRIRNREIGFIFQSFNLIGDLNVAENVELPLTYRGLSEAERKKRVKQALERVEMSHRTRHYPAQLSGGQQQRVAVARALAGSPAILLADEPTGNLDSVNGQAVMDLLAELHAGGATICMVTHDPRFAGFAGRSIHLLDGKVVSAEQAQVSSLKEAAR, from the coding sequence ATGAGTACATCCGATGCGCCCTTGATTCGCCTGAGCGGTGTGAGCAAAGTGTTTCTCACCGACGAAGTCGAGACCCGCGCCCTCGCAGGCGTCGATCTCGAAATTCACCCTGGCGAGTACGTCTCGATCGCCGGTCCTTCCGGCTGCGGCAAATCCACCCTCCTCGCTATCCTCGGGCTGCTCGACTCCCCCAGCGAGGGCACCTACCAGCTGCACGGCAAACCGGTGGAGAGCCTCGATCTCATCGAGCGCTCCCGCATCCGCAACCGCGAGATCGGCTTTATCTTCCAGAGCTTCAACTTGATTGGCGATCTAAACGTCGCCGAGAACGTCGAGTTGCCTTTGACCTACCGGGGGTTGAGCGAGGCGGAGCGCAAGAAGCGGGTCAAGCAAGCCCTTGAGCGCGTCGAGATGAGCCACCGCACCAGACACTACCCGGCCCAACTGTCGGGCGGTCAGCAGCAGCGGGTCGCCGTCGCCCGTGCGCTGGCGGGTTCACCGGCGATTTTGCTGGCGGACGAGCCGACGGGGAACCTCGATTCGGTCAACGGTCAGGCGGTGATGGACCTGTTGGCGGAGTTGCACGCCGGGGGAGCGACGATCTGCATGGTCACCCACGATCCGCGCTTTGCCGGTTTTGCCGGGCGCAGTATCCACCTGCTCGATGGCAAGGTTGTCTCCGCCGAGCAGGCCCAGGTGAGCAGCTTGAAAGAGGCGGCGCGCTAA
- a CDS encoding hybrid sensor histidine kinase/response regulator — protein sequence MSPAPERILVVDDLPDNIVLVQFLLSSEGYQIETASSGPECLEKVYKNPPDLVLLDVMMPGMDGYEVTRRIKSDLRLPFLPILLVTASDRPSAALGLDAGADEFIRKPIEPDELLARVRSLLRLKRSITERDTIARQREDFVTRLAHDLRTPLVAADRMFGLLNQGALGEMPPQMAEAISIMNRSNSNLLALVRTLLDVYRYEAGAKRLHFQPTDLVELAEQVCAELAPLATEKRLELDTNLKPVPRVQADHLELRRVLTNLIGNAIKFTDQGSIRVCTNAVDSLVCFAVSDTGPGIRPEEQAALFRRFSQGSHNKEGSGMGLHLSRQIVEAHGGTLSLESEPGRGSNFTVRLPVHS from the coding sequence ATGTCACCTGCTCCCGAACGCATTCTGGTCGTAGACGATCTGCCTGACAATATTGTCCTGGTTCAGTTCTTACTCTCGAGCGAAGGCTATCAAATCGAGACCGCCAGCTCCGGCCCGGAGTGTCTTGAAAAGGTCTACAAGAACCCTCCCGATCTGGTGCTGCTCGACGTCATGATGCCGGGAATGGACGGCTACGAGGTCACCCGCCGGATCAAGTCGGATCTGCGGTTGCCCTTCCTGCCCATCTTGCTCGTCACCGCCTCCGATCGGCCCAGCGCTGCCCTCGGCCTCGATGCCGGCGCGGACGAATTTATCCGCAAGCCGATCGAGCCGGACGAGTTGCTGGCACGGGTGCGCTCCCTCCTGCGCCTCAAGCGCTCGATCACCGAGCGCGACACGATTGCCCGCCAGCGCGAAGATTTTGTGACCCGCCTCGCCCACGATCTGCGTACCCCCCTGGTGGCCGCCGATCGCATGTTCGGCCTGTTAAATCAGGGAGCCTTAGGCGAGATGCCCCCCCAGATGGCCGAGGCGATCTCGATCATGAACCGCTCCAACAGCAACCTGCTGGCCCTGGTGCGGACCCTGCTCGATGTCTACCGCTACGAGGCAGGAGCCAAACGCCTGCACTTTCAGCCTACGGACCTCGTCGAACTTGCCGAGCAGGTGTGCGCCGAGCTGGCACCGCTCGCCACCGAAAAGCGCCTCGAACTCGACACCAACCTCAAGCCGGTGCCCAGAGTGCAGGCCGATCATCTCGAACTGCGCCGGGTGCTCACCAACCTGATTGGCAATGCGATCAAATTTACCGACCAGGGCAGCATCCGTGTCTGCACGAACGCCGTCGATTCCCTCGTCTGCTTTGCTGTGAGCGATACCGGCCCCGGTATCCGGCCCGAGGAACAGGCGGCGCTTTTTCGGCGCTTTTCCCAGGGCAGCCACAACAAAGAAGGCAGTGGCATGGGCCTGCACCTGAGCCGCCAGATCGTCGAAGCCCACGGCGGCACCCTCAGCCTTGAGAGCGAACCGGGCAGAGGCAGCAACTTCACGGTCCGGCTGCCAGTCCACTCCTGA
- a CDS encoding 3'-5' exonuclease, whose protein sequence is MGELAAVHIFSDDLSESVAEVYLTSEHLAVDTEAMGLLPQRDRLCLVQLCDSTGLVSVVRIPQGLKQAPQLKRVLEASGPVKLFHYARFDVAMLRYHLGIYVQPIVCTKVASKLARTYSPRHGLKDLIAETVGVELDKSAQSSDWGAVLELTDEQLRYAANDVRYLIPAWHKLESMLRREGRLDLALRCFAFLPTQVELDLLGYLSIFEH, encoded by the coding sequence ATGGGCGAGCTGGCTGCGGTCCACATTTTTAGCGACGACCTCTCTGAATCGGTCGCTGAGGTCTATTTGACGAGCGAACACTTAGCAGTGGATACCGAGGCGATGGGCCTCCTGCCGCAGCGCGACCGCCTCTGCCTGGTGCAGCTGTGCGATTCGACGGGCCTGGTGAGCGTCGTGCGCATCCCCCAGGGGCTCAAGCAGGCTCCCCAACTCAAACGGGTCCTGGAGGCGTCCGGGCCTGTGAAACTGTTTCACTACGCCCGCTTCGATGTCGCCATGCTCCGCTACCACCTGGGCATCTACGTGCAGCCGATTGTCTGTACCAAGGTGGCGAGCAAACTGGCGCGCACCTACAGTCCCCGGCACGGTCTGAAGGACCTGATTGCGGAGACGGTAGGGGTCGAGCTGGATAAATCGGCTCAGAGTTCCGATTGGGGGGCGGTTCTCGAACTCACCGACGAGCAGTTGCGCTACGCCGCCAACGACGTGCGCTACTTGATTCCTGCCTGGCACAAGCTGGAGTCGATGCTCCGGCGCGAGGGCCGGCTCGATCTGGCCTTGCGCTGCTTCGCGTTTTTGCCGACCCAGGTAGAACTGGATCTGCTCGGTTATCTGTCGATATTCGAGCATTGA